The following is a genomic window from Spirochaeta cellobiosiphila DSM 17781.
TATAACCCTATGAATGATCCCAGCGAACCAACCAGAAACAATAATCCAACAACAGAAGATGTTAAAACAACAGGCCTCTCCTACATTCCCTATACATTATTGGCATGATGACAATCTTTTAGCGGCTCATAAGCCTTCGGGATTACTTGTTCATCGTTCGGCTATATCCTCAGATCGCATATCATTGGTAGGTCTTTTAAGGGAGCAGACAAAACTAAGTCTTCATCCTATTCATCGCTTAGACCGTGCCACTAGCGGGATTATTCTCTTTGGTAAGAATCCGGAAATAACAGCTCAATTAGGAAGTATCTTCCGTGAAAGACAGGTAAATAAAGCCTATCTTGCTGTTGTACGAGGATGGATAGAAGAAGCAGGTCTTATTGATAAAAGCATTAAAACCATCAAAAATGATGGTCCTTTAAGAAGGGTAGAAGCTCAAACCTATTATGAACCTCTCCAAAGGATAGAACTTCCCCTTCCTTGTGGACGATACGAAACCACAAGACTTACTCTCCTCCTTGTAAAGCCACACACAGGGAGAAGACATCAGATTCGTATCCATATGGAAAAGCTAAGCCATCCCATTATAGGAGATACCACCTATGGGGATTCCCGTCATAATTATTTGTTCCGTGATCATTTTGATAGTAATAGACTCTTATTGCATTCCTTTGCTCTGGGGATGGAGCATCCCCTGACAGAGGAACAAATAGGATTATTTGCTCCTCCTATGGAATCCATTACCGGTTTATTTAACGATTTTGATAAAGAAGCTCTCCAAGAGCGACTAGAGGAAGAATGGAATATCCAGACTTCCTATTCTGTGGCTTCCTCAATAGATTCGGTAGGAACAGGCCTGCAGGAAGAGTGAGTGTTCCCATCAAGGAATAAAACATCTTCCCATCCCAGTCTTTGACCACAGACTTCACATTTGAGTTTGTAAGGCCAGGCTCTTTTACGATTCAGGATAAAGGAAACCACCACTGCTACAAGGTAAATCATAGCATAGTAAACGGGTAAGCCTTTATGCTTCAGAAAGGTTATGACAGCGAATAAACCAAGTACCCCTGCGGCCATGAAAAATGTAGCCATCCTTTTTTGTATTCCCTGTTCTCCGTATTTCTTCTGGTAGATATTGAAAATCAATATAGCCACCACCAATACGGGGAAAAAACTCACTAACCATTCCACCATGACCGTCTCCTTTCTTTATTTCTTAGGCTCATCGAAAACGATCGTCGTTCCTTCAATGTTAATAACATCTCCGGAAGTTAACTTTCGTTTCTTAACAGGATTATTGTTTACCATAACTTCCGACTTAGATACCAGAGTATAGTCCCCTGTTTTATCATTTCTCATAACAGTCACGTGTTCATCGGCTATA
Proteins encoded in this region:
- a CDS encoding pseudouridine synthase, translating into MIPANQPETIIQQQKMLKQQASPTFPIHYWHDDNLLAAHKPSGLLVHRSAISSDRISLVGLLREQTKLSLHPIHRLDRATSGIILFGKNPEITAQLGSIFRERQVNKAYLAVVRGWIEEAGLIDKSIKTIKNDGPLRRVEAQTYYEPLQRIELPLPCGRYETTRLTLLLVKPHTGRRHQIRIHMEKLSHPIIGDTTYGDSRHNYLFRDHFDSNRLLLHSFALGMEHPLTEEQIGLFAPPMESITGLFNDFDKEALQERLEEEWNIQTSYSVASSIDSVGTGLQEE